Sequence from the Lasioglossum baleicum chromosome 9, iyLasBale1, whole genome shotgun sequence genome:
gttttatattccaccgaactaatttcttcataaatgcataaagatccgcagtctagtaataacgatCAAAGTATCACCTACATCTGTACGACAAATCATTCCGTCTCCAATTTGCACGATGAAAGACCACATTAGCTACAGTTCAGTCGAACGCGGTACATTCTGTGCGAGTACCGTCTACATATTTTACGATTGTTAATTAAGCTCGACCCTCGTAATATTAGCGGGCCTGCATAAAAAGGTACCGAGTCTGTCTCGACCCTAAATTACcaattatttcatttacaataatcTGCATGCATCCGGCCCGAAAATCACCGATACCGTAAGGGTTGAACAAGCGAGACCATAAAATTTTCGTACGGGATACACGTACTCTACACGTTCGTGTCTGCCAGTTCTGGCGTGTCCGAAGATATACATTCCTCAGCGATGAGTCGTGTTCCCTCAGTAGTAATGAATCTTGCGTTTCGCGACGACCTCTTGAAGCAGCCGTCTATCAAACGGCGTGTGACGACGATGATTCTGATTTTTAGCCTCGGAAAACGAGTTCCCCTTGGATCGTTTTCCATAGAACGAGTTCCTGTCCGCTTTGAGTTCCTCGATCGACGGTACACGAGAAGGCCTGTATTcttcgacgtcttcgtcgcgtGGCAATGGACGCGTTGAGTCCTCCGGAACCGGTCGACCATCCGGATAAACGCGAATTACCATTGGTCCGACAAGGTACGGGCCCGTGTGTTCTGCAGGTGGCCGAACATAATTGTGGGACGGCGCTGTTTCTTCGCTCAGCCCGTTCGTCTCACTGTCGCTGGTAGctgaacaaaaatatttaacgtTACACGTCAGATTGTTTATAGAATCTTTCTATTCGTAAAGCAAACGCTTCGCCACTTCAGCCAACCTcggttaaggcggtagactagTTTCCAGGATTCCAagagtgcgggattcgccttctcatttcttgataatacaaacatggggtttttcagtagtcaaaaacgctagataaaagatcgatctagggcgctatctctcaaaagtcctattttttcgttcacgaggcgtaatttacattattcggaagcatacaactgcgcatgtagctattttcataaagctgacagctacatgctgccgaataaatGTGACtgttgagggcgattgcggccaagattaatctttcatctagcgcttttgaatactgaaaaaccccatcacatgcattgtcgagaaatgagaaaacgAATTTACCCCCATAACCCAATGTCGCTCAACATCTTTTCGGGACAATTTATATAAAGGGTTAAAGAATTACATatggttgaaattgaaaaagataCAAAGTTACCTGTCCTTGTCCTTCCAGAAAGACaggataattatattttcactaAACCAAactagttaaccctttgcacacgaatggcgactctgagacgCCATAAAAATGGCCACACTGTTATTCaaagcagtttcaatattattaaattcgtccgttttctataaattgtgaagtGCTCAACAGTTACATGGGAAAACTGcttaaatttcatgtgcacaatgtaaaaaagatgacatagaataaaaatgatctgggtcgaaagaaatgattttgattctcgaattaaaattgcttcgagtgcaaagggttaattataaaataaacgtTCAATGAATACACAGgtaaaaaatatgatttcagaAACACCCTACGCGTGTAACATTCAAAGCATGAAGACTCCTCGTACGTATGTATATCGTAATGGAGGTGCGGTGTAGCAGGAAGAACGAGCACGATTCGATAAGTTAAACGCGTAATCCCGTGATTAACGTTAATTCGAAATCGAAGAGTCTCGATTGGCTGTTCGGTAAGGGGAATATTGTCGTCCTTACGAGGTACGAATTTAAAAGCGAGGAGGAACGGGTTCCGGCGGGTCGTATGTCGTAAATATTTTCAGCACGATCGGCTACATTTAAACGCATTCGCGTTGCGTGTACGGGTGCTGCGAGAGTCATTTTTTAACCTAGACGTGACCTCCGCATTATGATAATTCAATGGGTAATATTTTCACACCGGGCCGCATCGGTAGTTCCTACTTCCGGCAGATCAATCGTCAGATCGTAACTATCCTCTCTGCAAGGACTATTCGAAGGGGCGTGCAGGAATCTCATTCATTCGGAATGCTCGTTggttaaaacagaaattctttcGAGTCGCCACCGAACAACTTGTTCCATGGAAAATTCTCCGCACACATTCTTCGCAGCTGCACTCCCGTTTTTGTTAACATATTTTCAGATATTATCCACCCTACCGTCCGTAGTGCTAATTTTTAGTTTCGAGTAACCAGGCAATTTTCAATCTATatcttttatatgtatttttgttGCTAAACATATCGGTTAGCACCATCGCGAAAGGAAGAAGCTCGCCGAAGTGAAATTTGATGGATTGCAGGCGAATATGTATGAAGATCCATATATGTATACGCTAAACTCACAGAAAAAGTGAAATTTCTTCAATTTCGAGTCGCGGAAAtggattccttttttttttcaagCAAGTTTCAACACGTTCACTAGCAGCGTTCGTTTCGACAGGAGCCTTCGTAGCTGCAAAACTCTATCAATTTGATTTTCTTCACGTAGAATGCAGAGTCGCGTTTTAAAATGGTTAGACGATCGATTTCTTTCCAAAGTCGCTTCTTATAGGAAAGACTGCTCCGGTTTCGTTCGGAGAAAATGTGAAAGTGCTTTTGAAGAAATTGACCTCTTTTTCAACGTCTGTAGCATCTCCGTGTTTCGTTCCCGCCGTGCACCATCGGTTTTTCTGCAACTAGATCTAGATCCTTATCCGGGAACGATCGAGGGAACTGGCAACCCAAAATCCTCGATCGCCACCGTGGATCGGGTGAAAGTGCACCAAAGAAAAGCGGTCGATCCGAGAACGAGCGTCGCGCTATCAAAACGCGATCTCGTTCGGGGgaaaagatgaaaaaaaaacttTCTAGTGTAACGAAAGCGATTGAGACGGTGGCTGGAACTTTCTCGCGGCGCCATTTGTTTTCGTTCGTGTCGGGTCTCGGGTCACGGACATCGGACGCGCGCGCGGACTCCGAtcctattaataaattattatcccGGCGAGACGGCTGAGCGATTACAATTTTCACGGTTAACATAAAGGTTAATTAGCGCGTTTCGCCGGGTGGTACACCGCCGGCGCTCGTAACGCGATCCCGGCTGATCGCTAATCTCATTCCCGAACGGGTTTCGATTTTCTATCGATTAGAACTTTCACTCGCTAATTACTTTTCGTACAGACCCGAACGACTTATCTCTTACTCGAACTACGTTCTGCTGAGAAACCTGCACGCGGATTTACAAACATTTTAAATTCTTAGGTCGGCCGTTGGTATTTCCTTTCTTCCGATTTCCTAATTTATCTTTCCGAGTCTAGAATCTCGTAAGGTGGTTCAAAGGAATTGTTCAAAATCAAACGAAATGTAATTCTTTGTACCCTGAATGTGTGATAAtagcactgtccaacagccaaaaaggatttcgattctcactatgaaattcttatagagttttttgcgctgattccgaatctgtccttaatttttcttctagacgcacagtttttgaaaaagttgaaaaataggtcattttttcaaactcgaatttctcaaaaactgtgcgtctcggagaaaaattaaggacagaataaaaaaactctataagaattgcaTAGTGAAAATCGAAATCCCcgagaaaagttgaaatttgttggaccgtgtaGTCACAACTATGTGATAATGAGTATAATTAAGTATATAATGTctgaaatttcaaattacagacATACCTAATGGATCGGACCCAGTTGTGAAATAAGAATCGCCCGACTCGTGGCCCATCCTGGTTGAAAATCCATTCTTCGCCATAGCACGCCAGACTATAACGGAGAAAAACAGTGTTAGCGGATCAGAGATAATTAGCTACTGATCGAAGATAATATTTGTGATATTtaaaaaggaaaaggatatcaacactaattgtaaatgaattccatataatgttgaaataacactatctaacggttcattttggACAATATCGTAATAATTACATCGAAGTAATCTAGTTTAAAAGAAtatgatgtgaaataactggtaaactaatttttttttaattttgacgtAGACcgctttcataattatgagcacaAAGCATTTGGGATTTTTGGACCACATTGCGACCAGAGGGTGAGTAACACTTTATCGAATGTAATCGCTTACTCATTTCCTTTGCGCCATGCTGATACGGGTCCAGTTTATCGAGAACAGTGTCGTCCATGTTCGCCAAATTCTGTAGACACGTGACCAACAGATTTTTGTTGCAGTCTGGCATGGAGGATTCTGCACAGAACTTGGACACCTGCTGGCTGAACACCCGGAACAGGTGGCTCATCTAGAACAAAATATTTTCGTTAATATACTGGACCACTGATACGGTTGTTCTGATACTACAGCTAACAGGGTACCAACGGGTGCACAGAGTATTTAAGTATTTAAGATTTTGTtcatatatttctattttgaaGCTATAAATCCATAGAGATCCGAAGGATGAACATGTCTAACggttttgtaatattttcagaAGAAATATAACGAATGTATAACTGGTTGCCTGTGTAAGGGATTAACAGTTTCGAAGTTGTTCAACTAAGGATCATAAGAACAAACGAGAGCGATTCACCAAGactcaattttgaaaaatttcatatttcctgcataaaatttaaatacataataaattttatgatttcggcgcagggttcgatcattcgatcgagaagcatgtttaattaattgcacatttgctggttttctataaatgatcgaaccctgcgccgaaatcataaaatttattatatatttaattttcgattgagaagaattcacctttaTAAAATTTGAATGAATTAATCTGCAATGCATAAATTTTTCGGGGTGAAAGAATTCTTTAAAAAACTCCATTGAACAACGGCTGCGCGCGCTCGAGACACGCAGTTGTTTTCGATAATGCTGCGGCAGTTGCAAAAGTCGGTAGAAATTGCCAGTGGCTCTCTTTTTGTTCTACACGAAGTACCGATCATCGCGAAAGCTGTTTTCCATTCCGTACGCCAATGCATTCCGCGCGCGTCCGGTGAAACTCGGCAATGTGTAACGCACGGGATATCGGTTACACGACAGTTATAACAAACAAATATATATGCGAGCCGTAGCCCGGCCGTCCGTCACGTATCGGACCTGATTGCGATACGCacctttttttttcgttttcgtcACGATAAATTCTAACcgtcgtcgccgccgccgtcgccgcgAAACATGCCCCCGTTCGCGTTCGTCCGTAAAGCGCAATAATCGATGTCCACACACTTTTGGATCCATCTATGGACGATTACGCGTACACGACCGACCTTAGAATTTCTAATGACATTTTTGTAATAGCTTTCGGCCCTCTCGAAAACCGTCCTAATAAGTAGGGACGCGTGCCCGGTGTTGACAGACTGCTTGCATAATGGTGGAATCTTTTTCAAACGTTTCCCAATGGTACCATCTTCATCATAGATCGATTTCGTTCGACTACTCGCATCGTTCCGCCCAGCGCGGCTAACATTCGTTAACGTTaatacattaccgaccggtgattattccataattttgaaaaatctatggtacatggctaaacactttttaatggaaccttcaatagcaacagcaattttcattatgaactaacaagtcacccttaataacatcatctaatagtttcatttaagattgcaatataaaagaaaatttctatgctttcttttggtacagcacaattattgaaagtcctattaataggcttccgcggtaggtaaagtgttaacattaTTTCTTATCTCAAACTCAAAGTTGAACTAGCAGGGGTGGGCGGATGCCCGAAGTCGAAATCGGGTCGAGAACCCGCAAATTTATAACGTTATCACCCCTACTACTATAGCTAGTAGATCCAATATTTCCAAAAGTATGTTccctaatatttaatatttctcatGATTTTCCAGAATAAGCTCGTATCCATTTAAAAGCGATTGCACACTGTCATCCGAAATTGTGTTAACGGGCATCGTTTATTTGATGAAAGAAAGCATCAGTCAATTTAACGTAGACTGCGCTACGTAATACGTTTGAATCTCGACGGACTATATGGGCAAGGATGCACGGTTTCCGGTGCTGACCTAGATAGACCGGCGACGTGATCGATGGTGGATCATTGTGTTGTCTCCTAAAGGATTCCGGAAATAGGAGAAAGTCTCCAAGTACAAATAACTAGCACGAAACAACAATGAGGCTATGCGAGGACCTGGTAGATGTTTCTttcaatatttatgaaaatacaCGACAAagaagaaattgtatttacGAAATGTATCATCTTTCAGGGCAGAAAGTCGGAGGTACATTGACCTAAATGTCGATCAGCAGCGGCGATACATAAGTTGAATCCAAGCGTGAATAATGAGGGCGTTCTTGAACTTCAACCGAACGTGCAAACGCTTTTACAGACCAGCAAGTACGTCTCACAATGAAACAGCGTCTTACTCGCGTAGCAATGGAATCGATTTCACGTTTATTTTCCTTGCCTAAGCGAAATACCTCCGGACGTagaagaaatacaaatttattcgaACATTGTGACCGTCTTCAGTACGTTCAATTGAAATGAATTATCACGGTACGCAGCCTACATACCACTGTTTGTTGTCGTGGGAAATCCGCGTGTAAATCGCGCCATTGTATCGATTCCTATAATTGCCCGTGATCGTAATCACCGTGATAGCTCCGGCTGAAAAATCGTTTATCTTCGTGGCGTGTGCTAAACGAATTATCATGCAATTTTTACGAATCGAGGAACATTTTATTCTCAGTTACATCAGAGATAGTCGATTGTTGATTCCCGTGGCTGGGGTGTGTTTCAGcaacaaagaagaagaagaagaacgcgAGACGAACGGCGCAATGTCATGAGAAAAGTCAATGTCCGAGGCGCGCTCGCGCAATTGCACCCGACCGGACTGCACAAGTGCACGGGGAAAGAATTTTTAGCGAGCGGAGCCGATGGTGTTTGGTGAAAGTTTGATTTTGCCAATATCACTCGGATGTCTACACGGTAGGCGTACGTCTTCGAACATTGGCATAATTGTCGTTtcacttcttttttttctcttcgacATCGACAACTACCACTTCACCCCATGGAAAGACGCGTGAATCGAAATCATACATGTACGCTGAAGTGAAATTCGAATTAGTCATCGGACGAATACTATTCAGAGGAAAGTACCGACT
This genomic interval carries:
- the Reg-5 gene encoding rhythmically expressed gene 5, which codes for MSRTFVIFAAALTLGCHVLCVTGSAIPMWEFLSRDEKMSHLFRVFSQQVSKFCAESSMPDCNKNLLVTCLQNLANMDDTVLDKLDPYQHGAKEMIWRAMAKNGFSTRMGHESGDSYFTTGSDPLATSDSETNGLSEETAPSHNYVRPPAEHTGPYLVGPMVIRVYPDGRPVPEDSTRPLPRDEDVEEYRPSRVPSIEELKADRNSFYGKRSKGNSFSEAKNQNHRRHTPFDRRLLQEVVAKRKIHYY